ATTGTCATTACATTTGACAAATTGTTTTGACAGATTTAGCACGATTTTTAAGGGTGATCGAGTTCGCTCCCAACATATGTGGAGACGTAGAGGAGTGGATTTTTTTTAACGATGCGCCAGCACAAAACGCCAGATAATGCGGTTGTTGCCGGTAAGGTTGTGGATAGTCATGTGTTGACGTAATACATCACGGTTCTGGGTATCCCACAATTTCCCAAAACATTCATCCATAAACGCACTGGTCATGACCTCGACGCTGGAAAAGTCGCAATGAATCGTCTGCCCGACTTGGAGCAAATGTTCGAGATGTTGTCGCAAAGGCCGGGCTTGAGCGCGCTGGCCCAAGGTGTCGGTGCCGCAGAATGCGGCGAGATTAAGATGGATTGTCATGCGAAATCCCTGCCTTTTCGTGTGAGTCGGCTGAATAGGTTTGTCGAGTCATTATTCATGATGATTGGATTTGTGCAGGGAACGACTGTGCGAGGACGATGGTCCTTGGCTTTGCCGAGGTACACCATTGTGGTGAAGACTTTGCGTCAATCGGTAGACGATGAGATGATTAAGACTTACGCCTTCTTTTTGAGCTTCTTGGGCTAGTGCCTGATGCAGGGATTTAGGCATGCGAACATTGAGCTTTCCTGAATAGACTGAAGACGATACGGAGTGCGTGCTGGGCATAGGAATGTCTATTGACTGTTCCAGCGCAATAAGAATCCATGCGGTTTTTGCATCGGTGATCCGTTGGAGCGTTTCTTCCGGGGTTTCTCCCTGCGTGATACAACCGGGCAAATCGGGAATGGTGGCGACATATCCGCCTTCTTCAGCCGGATAGATCTCGATTCGGTAGGGACGCTGTATCAATTGTTCGAAATCCTGACTATTCATGGCTCCTCGTCTTCCTCTTCATGAAGGATTTTCAGGGCTTCTTTAACATAGCGTTCCTTAACATAAGGACTGTGCTTCGGAACGGTTAATAGGCGATGGCCTTTGATGTAAACATCATGGCGCGATCCCCTGCGGGGTTGTCGACGGACATAACCCGCACGTTGCAATAATTTATCTAAGTCGTTAAAGGTTACCGTTTTGGGGTTGTTGTGTATTTTGGCTAAAAGCTTTTCCCATTGGCTCATGGCACAACTCCTAAAAAGAATAGTACCATATGTAGTGGCAATTAACAATGTATTAAAGAGGTCCATCCCTATTTCAGAATAAAGAGGCCGCTTTCAGCGGCCTCTACGCTTTCTCAGAATCCGCTTGAAGGGTAGCAAGAAAGACCTGTTGCAGCGTATAGGCTAAATGGTCTCCGCGGGCACTATAGCATTTGCGTACGTTGTGTTGGAAAACCATGAGGGGTATGTGATAGCGATCCGGTTCCCAGTTTTCTCGTTCGATATCCCATGCGCCGCCGGGTTGATTGCACCAGGCGTCGACGGCGGCGAGAAGGATATCCAGCCGATCAAAGTTTTTGGGTTGAGTCCCCATACGCCATGCGGAATGGCGGTCAGGATGGTCTAGAGGACAGGGTTCAGCCGGGTCCCAGGCGAAGGGGCTGAGTCCGGTCTGGTCTAAAGCTTTTGCGAGACGATGAAACAGCGTATTCATCTGGCGAATGAACTCTCCCGCCGCCTAACCCTCGCGGGTTAAGGCGGGGGTTTCCGGGATCGCTCCCGGAAGTTTCTGGCTCATGGATCGCTGCGCCGGGGCCGTTGGCCCCAGACGTCTTACGCTGATCTCCCCAGGCGTGACTTCGGACCGTTCCGGCCCTAGTGGACGAAAAAACCGCGTCCGCTTGCGCGGCCGCGTGAGCGGTTCTCCCGCCAAGAGTTTTTGGATGCCCCGCTTTGCGATGACCACCGCCGCGTTGTGATCGGCGTTGTCGGCATGTCCGCAGCGTTGACAGACGAACTCGGCCTGACTCGGCCGATTGTCCGGAGAAGTGAATGTGCACACCGCACATTCCTGCGAACTGTGTTGGGGCGCGACCGTGATGACTAACTTTCCCTGACGGAGGGCTTTGTAACGAGTAAATGCCACCACATTTCCCCAAGCAGAAGAAAGAATGGCCCGATTCAGCTCGGCCTTGGCGCGACGACCGTTGCGAACCCAGTGGCCCTGGGCATCACGCTTCGCTTTTGGACGTTTGGTCATGTGGGAAATTTTAAGATCCTCGAAGACATAGAGATTATAGGCCGCATTCGCGACCAGACGGTGACTGGTCTGATGGGCATAATCCTGACGGACGTTCTTTTCGTACTGCTGATAGCGCGCCACTTTACGATAGGCTTTTTTCTGATTCTTTGACCCCTTTTTTCGTCGAGCGGCTTGGCGTTGCCACCGTTTGGCGGCTTTGCGATGCTTTTGGATGCGCGTTTTTTGCACGGGCTGCAGATCGTGCACCTGCCCGTTCGAAGTCGTTAAGGGTTTCGCGATGCCGCGGTCTCCGCCGAGCGTGCGCTCAGTCAGTTGTTCTCGCGAAAGATGCCGGAGATCTTCGGCGATCCGCTCGGTGGTCGCATCGGCATCGGACTCCGGCAGGGTGATGTTGAAATCCTCAGCCGCAAAGGACAGCCACCAATGCCCCCCCCTCGACGGCAATATGAATTGAAGAGGGCACCGCATGGGACCGATGCGCAACATACGGGATCCTGCCCACGGGAAAGTTATCTGTCCCTACGTACAACGCATACCCCGATACGGCATCTGGCGTAACCTCTTCGATCGGGATGAACGCAAAGAGTTCGGACGTGAGCCACACACTTTGCCGTCCCGATTTCTTTTTGAGCTTCGGACGCCCGCCGAGCTTCTGAAAAAACCGCTGATAGGCTTGGCGGAAGCGAACGGCCCCGTTGCGGAGCACCTGCGACGGCACCTCGCGAAGAAAGGGGGTACGCTCGGTCACAAATTGGTGATATCGCTGATCGACCGGGATGGGCATCCCCGCTGTGCCCACCATGTGCCTGGCAAAGCGACGAAAGTACCGATCTTCCTGGACCTTGGCGTTGTAGATGAGGCGCTGACACCCGATCCACCGAAGCAAAATCTGTTCCTGTTCCGGCGTTGGATATAAACGAAAGCGATACCCGTTCAGCATATCATCACTCTCTGGCTCAATCCATAATTTTCATTATATCATTCCGTGACTATGAGTGAAATAGGAATGATGTCAGCCTCTCATGCAGTCTGGGCTCTTCGGCTACATATCGTCTTTGTGACCAAATACCGACGGAAGACCCTGACGCCGGAGATTCTCGATGCCTTGCAGGAAGCATTCGCGGAGATTCTGGCAGATTGGCGCTGCACGCTGGTCGAATGCGGCGGGGAAGCGGATCATGTCCATCG
The Sulfobacillus thermosulfidooxidans DNA segment above includes these coding regions:
- a CDS encoding STAS-like domain-containing protein — protein: MTIHLNLAAFCGTDTLGQRAQARPLRQHLEHLLQVGQTIHCDFSSVEVMTSAFMDECFGKLWDTQNRDVLRQHMTIHNLTGNNRIIWRFVLAHR
- a CDS encoding toxin-antitoxin system HicB family antitoxin, which encodes MNSQDFEQLIQRPYRIEIYPAEEGGYVATIPDLPGCITQGETPEETLQRITDAKTAWILIALEQSIDIPMPSTHSVSSSVYSGKLNVRMPKSLHQALAQEAQKEGVSLNHLIVYRLTQSLHHNGVPRQSQGPSSSHSRSLHKSNHHE
- a CDS encoding type II toxin-antitoxin system HicA family toxin produces the protein MSQWEKLLAKIHNNPKTVTFNDLDKLLQRAGYVRRQPRRGSRHDVYIKGHRLLTVPKHSPYVKERYVKEALKILHEEEDEEP
- a CDS encoding RNA-guided endonuclease InsQ/TnpB family protein, with the protein product MLRIGPMRCPLQFILPSRGGHWWLSFAAEDFNITLPESDADATTERIAEDLRHLSREQLTERTLGGDRGIAKPLTTSNGQVHDLQPVQKTRIQKHRKAAKRWQRQAARRKKGSKNQKKAYRKVARYQQYEKNVRQDYAHQTSHRLVANAAYNLYVFEDLKISHMTKRPKAKRDAQGHWVRNGRRAKAELNRAILSSAWGNVVAFTRYKALRQGKLVITVAPQHSSQECAVCTFTSPDNRPSQAEFVCQRCGHADNADHNAAVVIAKRGIQKLLAGEPLTRPRKRTRFFRPLGPERSEVTPGEISVRRLGPTAPAQRSMSQKLPGAIPETPALTREG
- a CDS encoding helix-turn-helix domain-containing protein, which gives rise to MLNGYRFRLYPTPEQEQILLRWIGCQRLIYNAKVQEDRYFRRFARHMVGTAGMPIPVDQRYHQFVTERTPFLREVPSQVLRNGAVRFRQAYQRFFQKLGGRPKLKKKSGRQSVWLTSELFAFIPIEEVTPDAVSGYALYVGTDNFPVGRIPYVAHRSHAVPSSIHIAVEGGALVAVLCG
- the tnpA gene encoding IS200/IS605 family transposase, with protein sequence MSASHAVWALRLHIVFVTKYRRKTLTPEILDALQEAFAEILADWRCTLVECGGEADHVHRLIGIHPALNIAPVINHLKSARSRRMRNRFADP